Proteins encoded by one window of Dialister pneumosintes:
- the typA gene encoding translational GTPase TypA, translating into MIRQDIRNIAIIAHVDHGKTTLVDAMLKQSHIFRENQKVEERVMDSNPLERERGITILAKNTSVMHDGVKINIVDTPGHADFGGEVERILNMVDGVILVVDSHEGPMPQTKYVLRKALEHHLKPIVVINKMDRPDQRISEVEGEVLDLFIELEADDEQLEFPMIYASARNGVAKYSMDDDNEDLKPLFDTIIKHCPAPEGDENAPLQCIVTTLDSDDYLGKVAIGRITRGTAKQGMPVCITDGEKSRNDHIGSLFVWQGMKRTAATEAKVGDIIAMAGFKDITIGETVADSNQPEALPRIKIDEPTLSMIFGVNKSPFAGQDGDYVTSRHIRARLLKEIETNVALRVENTETADAFKVSGRGELHLSVLIEMMRREGFELEISKPQVIYKEIDGKKCEPIEHLTVEVPQEYMGAVMEGLGPRRADMISMNELAGYMRMEFSVPARGLIGFRNELLTTTRGTGIMYHVFEGYAPYKGDIPGRTRGSLVAFENGTTTAYGLNSVLDRGELFIGAGVEVYEGMIIGENSRDQDMDVNPCKKKHLTNTRASGSDEAIKLPPHRQFTLESALEWINDDELVEVTPVNIRMRKSIISRQERYKTAKQKKK; encoded by the coding sequence ATGATTAGACAAGATATTAGGAATATTGCTATCATTGCACACGTTGACCATGGTAAAACGACGTTGGTTGATGCAATGTTAAAACAAAGTCATATTTTTAGAGAAAATCAAAAAGTAGAAGAAAGAGTAATGGATTCTAATCCACTTGAAAGAGAAAGAGGCATTACTATTCTTGCTAAAAATACATCTGTAATGCATGATGGTGTAAAAATTAATATTGTAGATACTCCGGGGCATGCTGATTTTGGTGGAGAAGTAGAACGTATTTTAAATATGGTGGATGGCGTTATTCTTGTTGTCGACTCTCATGAAGGCCCGATGCCTCAAACTAAGTACGTTTTGCGTAAAGCGTTGGAACATCATTTAAAACCTATTGTTGTTATCAACAAAATGGATAGACCTGATCAAAGAATCAGTGAAGTAGAAGGGGAAGTATTAGATTTGTTCATTGAGTTGGAAGCGGATGATGAGCAGCTAGAGTTTCCTATGATTTATGCTTCCGCAAGAAATGGTGTAGCAAAGTATAGCATGGATGATGATAATGAAGACTTAAAGCCTTTATTTGATACGATTATCAAACATTGTCCTGCTCCGGAAGGAGATGAAAATGCTCCTTTGCAATGCATAGTAACTACTCTTGATTCCGATGATTATTTAGGAAAAGTAGCCATTGGTCGTATTACCAGAGGCACGGCGAAACAAGGAATGCCTGTTTGTATCACCGATGGAGAAAAGAGCAGAAATGATCATATCGGTTCTCTTTTTGTATGGCAGGGAATGAAACGTACAGCTGCTACAGAAGCTAAAGTTGGTGATATTATTGCTATGGCAGGGTTTAAAGATATTACTATCGGAGAAACGGTTGCTGATAGCAATCAACCTGAAGCTTTGCCACGTATTAAGATTGATGAACCGACCTTATCTATGATTTTTGGTGTAAATAAGAGTCCTTTTGCAGGGCAAGATGGTGATTATGTAACAAGTCGTCATATTCGTGCACGTCTTTTGAAAGAAATAGAAACGAATGTAGCTCTTCGTGTTGAAAACACAGAAACTGCAGATGCATTTAAGGTATCCGGACGTGGAGAACTTCATCTTTCTGTTTTAATAGAGATGATGCGTAGGGAAGGTTTTGAATTGGAAATTTCGAAACCGCAAGTTATTTATAAAGAAATTGATGGAAAAAAATGTGAACCGATTGAACATCTGACAGTAGAAGTACCTCAGGAATATATGGGAGCTGTTATGGAAGGGTTAGGACCTAGACGTGCAGACATGATTTCTATGAATGAATTGGCTGGGTATATGCGAATGGAATTCTCTGTTCCGGCAAGAGGTCTTATCGGGTTTAGGAATGAGTTATTAACAACCACTCGTGGTACAGGAATTATGTATCATGTGTTTGAAGGCTATGCACCTTATAAGGGAGATATCCCCGGACGTACACGTGGTTCTTTAGTTGCTTTTGAAAATGGAACTACGACGGCATATGGCTTAAATTCCGTACTTGATCGAGGAGAATTATTTATTGGTGCAGGTGTTGAAGTATATGAGGGCATGATTATTGGTGAAAATAGTCGTGATCAAGATATGGATGTAAATCCATGTAAGAAAAAACATTTGACTAATACTCGTGCATCCGGATCTGATGAAGCTATTAAGCTTCCTCCACATCGTCAATTTACTTTGGAGTCTGCCTTAGAGTGGATTAATGATGATGAATTGGTGGAGGTAACTCCAGTTAATATACGTATGAGAAAATCAATTATTTCTCGTCAAGAAAGATATAAAACCGCAAAACAGAAGAAAAAATAA
- a CDS encoding efflux RND transporter permease subunit, whose protein sequence is MKGLNIADWSIKHMQIVAFFVIAILLGGMWSYFNLGRSEDPDFTIRTMVVTAAWPGASAEELTKQVTTPLEKKLQDTKGLDYIKSFTHDGKAIIYVYLKESVSKDEIQTRWHDVRNLVEDFWSSLPSGVRGPFFNDRFDDVYGTIYAITGDDFSYEDKRKYADEIRERLLRIKDVQRVTLLGVQQQMIYVEMDQNKLASFGLSPDAVFRVIQQQGTMMPSGMIHTSTKNVAIRVDGLLGSTEALENLPIHIGQKSFHLGDVATVKQTYTDPEASLMYFNGKPAVGIAISMTPGGNNLTLGENLQIGIDEIKENLPTGIEVSLVADQPKVVNQSIHEFTKSLIEAIVIVMIASFISLGLRSGIVLALCIPVVVCGSFLFMQIKGIDLQRVSLGALIVSLGLLVDDAIIVIEMMQVKLEQGFNRLQAAQAAYKSSAKSMLAGTLITAAGFIPVGFAPGKTVEYTESLFWVMAATLVISWLASLFVSPVLGYKLIKVDTEKKEENSLSKKMYTWFDKTIRLCIRYKKTVMLLTGGVFVFTILLIPFVKQEFFPDSVRPEIILDVDLPAGASIKDTKSVMGGIADMLYGDKRVSSFATYIGDTAPRFILLFDPQAPKDNHGQMIIVSTGQNERDSLREELMKDIEEKYPDVCIHSRLIQTGPPADYPIMLRISANTTKQTVELANQVQELIKNDSRVRNVSLDWPEQTPTIKLDIDQDKVRQLGIDNYAVSKDLYVQLSGYKVSESYQGDQLIPISFRLEGDNATKLNQLESLPIYVGNGRYVPLGDFATISYENETSSIWRRQLQPTITIRADVVKGAKGDTVTSDLFDNTLKEFREHLPTGARLEKGGSLEQSEESVRYLMQPLPIMAFFIFMVLIFQLQSIPKMVMAAITGPLGLIGAILTLLVTRQPIGFMSIIGMIAITGMVIRNSIILLDQIKQHLEEGMSPYEAVVSSAALRFRPIMLSSGTDVLGMIPLIPNPFWAPMAVSFIGGLMLATAIGLLVLPAMYCWWYNIQEPNSV, encoded by the coding sequence ATGAAAGGATTAAATATTGCTGATTGGTCTATTAAACATATGCAAATAGTGGCCTTTTTTGTTATTGCTATTCTTTTAGGTGGGATGTGGTCTTATTTTAATTTGGGTCGTAGTGAAGATCCGGATTTTACTATACGTACGATGGTAGTAACTGCTGCATGGCCAGGGGCTTCTGCGGAAGAATTAACAAAACAAGTAACGACACCTTTGGAAAAGAAGTTGCAAGATACTAAAGGGCTTGATTATATTAAATCTTTTACACATGATGGAAAAGCTATTATATATGTATATCTAAAAGAAAGTGTATCTAAGGATGAAATTCAAACTCGATGGCATGATGTTCGAAATTTAGTAGAGGATTTTTGGTCAAGTCTTCCGTCGGGAGTTAGAGGCCCATTTTTTAATGATCGATTTGATGATGTATATGGAACTATTTATGCAATTACCGGGGATGATTTTTCTTATGAAGATAAGAGAAAGTATGCAGATGAAATAAGAGAACGATTACTCCGAATTAAGGATGTACAAAGAGTTACACTTTTAGGCGTACAGCAACAAATGATTTATGTAGAGATGGATCAAAATAAATTAGCATCTTTCGGATTAAGTCCGGATGCAGTATTTAGAGTGATTCAGCAACAGGGAACGATGATGCCTTCAGGGATGATACATACCAGTACTAAGAATGTAGCTATTCGTGTAGACGGGCTTTTAGGTTCTACGGAGGCTTTGGAGAATTTACCTATTCATATTGGGCAAAAATCATTTCACTTAGGGGATGTAGCGACTGTTAAACAAACATATACCGATCCGGAAGCTTCTTTAATGTATTTTAATGGAAAGCCGGCAGTTGGAATTGCTATATCAATGACACCTGGTGGAAATAATTTGACTTTAGGAGAAAATTTACAAATCGGTATTGATGAAATAAAAGAAAATTTGCCGACAGGTATAGAAGTATCCTTAGTTGCGGACCAACCTAAAGTAGTAAATCAGTCTATTCATGAATTTACAAAATCTTTAATAGAAGCTATTGTTATTGTTATGATAGCAAGTTTCATTTCTTTAGGGCTACGAAGCGGCATTGTTTTAGCACTTTGTATACCGGTTGTTGTATGTGGTTCTTTCCTATTTATGCAAATAAAAGGGATTGATTTACAAAGAGTATCTCTCGGTGCACTTATTGTATCTTTAGGGCTTTTGGTTGATGATGCAATTATTGTTATAGAAATGATGCAAGTTAAACTTGAACAAGGTTTTAATCGATTACAAGCTGCACAAGCTGCGTACAAATCAAGTGCTAAATCTATGTTGGCAGGGACATTAATTACTGCAGCCGGATTTATTCCTGTAGGGTTTGCACCGGGGAAAACAGTAGAGTATACAGAATCTTTATTTTGGGTTATGGCAGCTACGTTAGTTATTTCCTGGTTAGCATCTCTATTTGTTTCGCCGGTATTGGGATATAAGCTTATTAAAGTTGATACTGAGAAAAAAGAGGAAAATAGTTTAAGTAAAAAAATGTATACATGGTTTGATAAAACCATCCGATTATGTATACGATACAAGAAGACGGTGATGTTGCTTACCGGGGGTGTTTTTGTTTTCACGATATTATTAATTCCTTTTGTTAAACAAGAATTTTTCCCGGATTCGGTTCGTCCTGAAATTATTCTGGATGTAGATTTGCCTGCCGGTGCTTCTATAAAAGATACTAAGTCTGTGATGGGGGGCATTGCAGATATGTTGTATGGGGATAAAAGAGTATCTTCTTTTGCTACTTATATTGGAGATACTGCACCACGATTTATTTTATTATTTGATCCACAAGCACCTAAAGATAATCATGGACAGATGATTATCGTATCTACAGGGCAAAATGAGCGAGACAGTTTACGAGAAGAATTGATGAAAGACATTGAGGAAAAGTATCCGGATGTTTGCATTCATTCCCGCTTAATTCAAACAGGACCTCCTGCTGATTATCCTATAATGCTTCGTATTTCTGCCAATACAACAAAACAAACTGTAGAATTAGCCAATCAAGTGCAAGAATTAATTAAGAATGACTCCAGAGTTAGAAATGTAAGCTTAGACTGGCCTGAACAGACTCCGACTATTAAATTGGATATTGATCAAGATAAAGTTAGACAACTTGGTATTGATAATTATGCTGTATCTAAAGATTTGTATGTACAGTTATCAGGATATAAAGTATCGGAGTCTTACCAAGGAGATCAATTGATTCCCATTTCATTTAGACTGGAAGGAGATAATGCTACAAAACTTAATCAGTTGGAGTCATTGCCTATTTATGTAGGGAATGGAAGATACGTTCCTTTAGGTGATTTTGCAACAATAAGCTATGAAAATGAAACGAGTAGTATTTGGAGAAGACAGCTGCAACCTACTATTACTATTCGTGCCGATGTAGTAAAAGGGGCGAAAGGAGATACCGTTACTTCCGACTTATTTGACAATACATTAAAAGAATTTAGAGAGCATCTTCCTACCGGTGCACGATTAGAAAAGGGCGGTTCTCTTGAACAATCAGAAGAGTCGGTCAGATACCTTATGCAACCACTACCGATTATGGCATTCTTTATATTTATGGTTTTAATATTCCAGTTACAAAGTATTCCTAAAATGGTTATGGCAGCGATTACCGGACCTTTAGGGTTAATTGGAGCTATTCTTACTTTATTAGTAACCAGACAGCCGATAGGATTTATGTCTATTATCGGGATGATTGCTATTACCGGTATGGTGATAAGAAATAGTATTATTTTATTAGACCAAATTAAACAACATTTAGAGGAGGGGATGTCTCCTTATGAGGCGGTAGTGAGTTCGGCAGCTCTTAGGTTTAGACCGATTATGCTATCATCAGGTACCGATGTGTTGGGGATGATACCCTTAATTCCAAATCCATTTTGGGCACCTATGGCGGTATCTTTTATTGGAGGTTTGATGTTGGCTACAGCTATTGGATTATTGGTACTTCCTGCCATGTATTGCTGGTGGTATAATATACAAGAACCGAACTCCGTTTAA